Genomic window (Fundidesulfovibrio magnetotacticus):
CCACCTTGATGCCCGTGAGCTGTTCGAACTCGGCCAGTTTCGGTTCGATGTAGGTGGTGAAGGGGTGCTTGTTCATCATGACGCGGATTTCCGTGCCCTGGAACTGCTTCCAGTTCACCTCGGCCCTGGCGTCGGACCAGGACATGCCCAAGGCAAGCAAGGCCGCCAACGCAAGAAACACCGATTTGCTTCTCATGCGACTCTCCCTGTTTGGCCCGCGACGCGGACCGTTTTCCTAACCTACCGAAAGCCCGGTCCCTGGGTCGAAGAGGCGCGCCCTGGAGGCGTCCAGGCGCACCGTGACGCCGCTGCCCGCGACGATGGGGGTCGGGGGAACGTCCAGCCGGGCCACCAGGCGGTGCTCTCCGGCGCTCAGATGCAGCAGGACCTCCGAACCCAGCTGCTCCACCACGTCGGCCGTTGCGCTGATGCGATCGCCGCCCAGGGCCTGGCCGGACTCGGCCAGGGTGAAGTCTTCCGGGCGGATGCCGAAGACCAGGGGTTTCCCGGCGTAGGGAGCCAGGGCTTCGCGCAGGGCCTCGGGCAGGTCCACGCGGAAGGCCCCGGCGTTGAGAACCGGGCGTCCGTCGCGGTTCTCCACCACGCCCTCGGCGAAGTTCATGGCCGGGGAACCGATGAAGGAGGCCACGAAGCGGTTGGCCGGATGGCGGTAGATGTCCATGGGCGCGCCCTGCTGCTGGAGCGTGCCGCTTTTCATCACGTAGATGCGGTGGGCCATGGTCATGGCCTCCACCTGGTCGTGGGTGACGTAGATGGTGGTGGCGTCCATGCGCTGGTGGAGCCTGCTGATCTCGGCGCGCATGGCCACGCGCAGCTTGGCGTCGAGGTTGGAGAGGGGTTCGTCGAAGAGAAACACGGCGGGCTTGCGCACGATGGCCCGGCCCACGGCCACGCGCTGACGCTGGCCGCCGGAAAGTTCGCGGGGCTTGCGCTCCAAAAGCCCCTGGATGCCCAGGATGTCCGCGGCCTCCTCCACGCGCCGGTCGATCTCCGGCTTGGGGAACTTGCGCATCTTCAGGCCGAAGCCCAGGTTCTCGCGCACGTTCATGTGCGGGTAGAGGGCGTAGTTCTGGAAGACCATGGCGATGTCGCGGTCCTTGGGGGGCACGTCGTTGACCACCCGATCGCCTATGAGGATATCCCCCGAGGTGGGCTGTTCGAGCCCGGCGATCATGCGCAGCGCCGTGGTCTTGCCGCAGCCCGAGGGCCCCACCAGCACCGCGAACTCGCGGTCTTGTATCTCGATGTTCAGGCGATCGACCACGGTGGTGGTCTTGAAGGTCTTGACGATGTCCTTGAGCGTCACGCTGGCCATGGCACCATCTCTTTGTTGGCGGACCCGGTGGGCAGAATG
Coding sequences:
- a CDS encoding ABC transporter ATP-binding protein; the encoded protein is MASVTLKDIVKTFKTTTVVDRLNIEIQDREFAVLVGPSGCGKTTALRMIAGLEQPTSGDILIGDRVVNDVPPKDRDIAMVFQNYALYPHMNVRENLGFGLKMRKFPKPEIDRRVEEAADILGIQGLLERKPRELSGGQRQRVAVGRAIVRKPAVFLFDEPLSNLDAKLRVAMRAEISRLHQRMDATTIYVTHDQVEAMTMAHRIYVMKSGTLQQQGAPMDIYRHPANRFVASFIGSPAMNFAEGVVENRDGRPVLNAGAFRVDLPEALREALAPYAGKPLVFGIRPEDFTLAESGQALGGDRISATADVVEQLGSEVLLHLSAGEHRLVARLDVPPTPIVAGSGVTVRLDASRARLFDPGTGLSVG